The Marinobacter bohaiensis genome segment GTTCCAGAATGGTGAACCGGTGGAGGTGACCGGCACCGAGTACGAGATCCTGCAGGTGCTGATCAGCCGCGCGGGCTCGGTCGTGCGCAAGACCGACCTGATGCAGTGGGCGCTCGGTCGCCGCCTGACCCCGCACGATCGTACCCTGGACATGCACGTCAGCAACCTGCGCCGCAAGCTCGACCAGGGCGACGGTTCACGCATCGAGACCGTCCGCGGTCTCGGTTACAGCTACCGGGGGCTGGAATGAAGCTGAATTTCCAATGGCCCCTGTCCCTGCGCATCTTCCTGCTGATCTGGTTCGCCATGGCGCTGGCGGTGGTGCTGAGCAATATGGCGGTGCAGGAGCTGGGGCACCGTGAGCGCAAGCAACTGGAACAGCGTGAGGATCTGGCCCAACTGGCACGGCAGGCGGCGGAGCTGGAGGCTGCCGGCGAGCGGCGTGATGCCCGCAGGCTGCTGAGGGAGTCCGGCGAACGCCTGCGCATGCGGTTGTTCCTGGTGGAAACCGAAGACCTGTTCCGGGATCAGCGCCGCTCCCGCCACCGGCTGGATCTGCCCGGTGGTCTGCCCGGCCAGCCGGCGGTGATCGACGCACCGGGTGGCTACCGGATGGTGGTCTGGCCCCAGGCCGGCGGCGACGGCTGGCTGGATCCGCGTTTCTTCCGTTCCTTCGAGCTGGGACTGACGTTCCTGCTGATCACCCTGGCGTGCTGGTGGATCGCCCGGCACATCAGTCGCCCGCTGCGTAACGTTGAATCCACGGCCCGGGACATCGCCAGTGGCGATACCTCGTTGCGTGTGGCCCAAAAGGTCGCCCGCCGCCGGGATGAGATTGGCGCCCTGGCACGGGCGTTCAATGCCATGACCGATCGCCTGTGCACCCTGCTGGAACGCCAGCAGCAGCTACTGCGCGACATCTCCCACGACCTGCGCACGCCTCTGGCACGGCAGCGGGTGGCCATCGAACTGGCGCGGGACAGCATCGCCGACCCGGACATCATGGATTCGGTGTTGCGCCAGAACGAGCGCCTGGAGGCCATGACCGAGCAGATCCTCACCCTGCACCGGCTGAGCGCACAGGGGCAGTCCATGGCGCAGGAGCCGGTCAGCCTCGTGAAAGTCATCAACGATGTCTTGCAGGACGCCGCCGATTACGCCGAGCAACGTCGGGTCGATTGCCATCTGGACATTGCCGACGACGTTCGTCAGGCCACGATTCTGGGTGATCAGGGGTTGATTGGCCGGGCCCTGGATAATGTCCTGCAGAACGCCATCGACGTGACGCCACCGGCGCATACGGTCACCGTCCGGCTGCACTTTGCCGATCGCTGGCTGCGCTGCGAAATTGCCGACGAGGGGCCTGGCGTCACGCCGGAGGACCTGCCCAACCTGTTCGAGCCCTTCTTCCGTTCCGACAAGGCGCGTGGCGGCCAGGGCTGGGGGCTTGGGCTGGCCATCACCCGTGATATCGTTCAGGCCCACGACGGCCGGAT includes the following:
- a CDS encoding sensor histidine kinase produces the protein MKLNFQWPLSLRIFLLIWFAMALAVVLSNMAVQELGHRERKQLEQREDLAQLARQAAELEAAGERRDARRLLRESGERLRMRLFLVETEDLFRDQRRSRHRLDLPGGLPGQPAVIDAPGGYRMVVWPQAGGDGWLDPRFFRSFELGLTFLLITLACWWIARHISRPLRNVESTARDIASGDTSLRVAQKVARRRDEIGALARAFNAMTDRLCTLLERQQQLLRDISHDLRTPLARQRVAIELARDSIADPDIMDSVLRQNERLEAMTEQILTLHRLSAQGQSMAQEPVSLVKVINDVLQDAADYAEQRRVDCHLDIADDVRQATILGDQGLIGRALDNVLQNAIDVTPPAHTVTVRLHFADRWLRCEIADEGPGVTPEDLPNLFEPFFRSDKARGGQGWGLGLAITRDIVQAHDGRITAFNGEQGGLVVRLDWPPFT